A genomic segment from Centroberyx gerrardi isolate f3 chromosome 22, fCenGer3.hap1.cur.20231027, whole genome shotgun sequence encodes:
- the nom1 gene encoding nucleolar MIF4G domain-containing protein 1: MKGQGKWKNTKKKKDNGKLQKYMVSVDEFVQSKGGCDEEENDHDGLRFVKKKSRKELRKEKRKMKKAKMKSHYEGKKDLSLPLDGGEDSGITLPADKPQPQKKKVKEKAKKEVSKSHQSKSTDAAAEKSENSKTASVSKKGKKVNKLQETRKKALLEANEAEDREIKKLERYLGLNKRKNKKNLPQSFAADGLDYILGVLDSGSAAVGMYDSDDDMDMAKDNFEKLDKSESQMSGEEEEPEDESADEGSDEDLDSLDEENEVGEDDDDDDDDDEEDEKDEEMVDEEEAEEEEMEEDEDGLEESDVADLASESEEEAENETDTPDTKTSGTVTSTAGKYVPPHLRDTGDDKRKAELEKLKRHVKGLVNRLSEPNMASISGQLEELYMSSSRKDMNDTLTEVLLAACVTPTLMPDRLLMEHVLLVSVLHHSVGLEVGANFLETVVRKFDEEYKNPGEGKECGNLVAIVAHLYNFQVVHSLLIFDILKLLVVAFTEKDIELVLFVLRNVGFGLRKDDALALKELISDAQRKANELGPKFQDQTRMRFMLETMLALKNNDMRKIPGYDPEPVERLRKLQRTLIHQSAGGSDVKLRVSLENLLAAEQVGRWWIVGSSWSGAPMIDQGNKTSQQSTAEGQFSAKVLDLAKKQRMNTEIRRNIFCVLMTSEDYLDAFEKLLRMGLKDQQEREIVHVLMDCCLQEKTFNAFYAVLGEKFCSQDRRFQMTFQFSLWDKFKELSALPSSTFSNLAQLVTRFLQKKCLSLSILKVIEFGELDKPKVRFLRQVLTKLLKETEPEDLANIFGRISGIPKLGMLREGLKLFISHFLLKNAQLQGAAEQAALLSERAQVATQAMEAKEAKLKL; this comes from the exons ATGAAAGGTCAAGGGAAATGGAAGAACACCAAAAAGAAGAAGGACAATGGAAAATTGCAAAAGTACATGGTGTCAGTGGATGAGTTTGTCCAAAGCAAAGGTGGCTGTGATGAAGAAGAGAATGACCATGATGGGTTGAGATttgtgaaaaagaaaagcagaaaagagTTACGCAAAGAAAAGCGAAAAATGAAGAAAGCTAAAATGAAAAGTCACTATGAGGGCAAAAAGGATCTCAGTTTACCCCTTGATGGTGGAGAAGACTCTGGAATAACGTTACCCGCTGATAAAccacaaccacagaagaagaaggtgaaagagaaagcaaagaaAGAAGTGTCAAAATCACATCAAAGCAAATCTACTGATGCTGCTGCAGAGAAGTCAGAGAATTCTAAAACAGCATCAGTTTccaagaaaggaaagaaagttAATAAGCttcaagaaacaagaaaaaaggcACTTTTGGAAGCAAACGaagcagaggacagagaaataaagaagtTAGAGCGGTACCTTGGattaaacaaaaggaaaaacaagaagaaCCTCCCACAGTCCTTTGCGGCTGACGGACTTGATTACATCCTTGGTGTACTGGACTCTGGGTCGGCAGCTGTGGGGATGTACGACAGTGATGATGACATGGACATGGCCAAAGACAACTTTGAAAAGCTTGATAAGAGTGAGTCCCAAATGTCAGGTGAGGAGGAAGAACCAGAAGACGAGTCTGCAGATGAAGGCAGTGATGAAGATCTGGATTCATTAGACGAAGAAAATGAGGTCGgcgaggatgatgatgatgatgatgatgacgacgagGAGGATGAAAAGGATGAAGAAATGGTTGatgaggaggaagcagaggaagaggaaatggaggaggacgaggatgGGCTGGAGGAGAGTGATGTAGCAGACTTGGCCagtgaaagtgaagaagaagcagagaacGAAACAGACACTCCTGACACAAAGACATCAGGAACT GTCACCTCTACAGCAGGGAAGTATGTGCCACCTCACTTGCGTGACACTGGAGATGATAAACGCAAAGCTGAGCTTGAAAAACTGAAGAGGCATGTGAAAGGCCTGGTGAACAG GCTCAGTGAGCCCAACATGGCGTCCATCAGTGGTCAGCTGGAGGAGCTGTACATGAGCTCCAGCAGGAAGGACATGAACGATACCCTAACGGAGGTGCTGCTAGCAGCCTGCGTCACCCCGACCCTGATGCCTGACAGACTGCTGATGGAGCACGTCCTGCTTGTCAGCGTCCTCCATCATTCCGTCGGGTTGGAG GTGGGAGCCAATTTTCTGGAGACGGTTGTGCGAAAGTTTGACGAGGAGTACAAGAACCCAGGGGAAGGCAAAGAATGTGGCAACCTGGTAGCCATCGTGGCTCACCTCTATAACTTCCAGGTGGTGCATTCCCTCCTCATCTTCGACATCCTGAAGCTGTTGGTAGTAGCCTTTACGGAGAAGGACATCGAACTAGTTTTGTTTGTGCTGAGGAACGTTGGCTTCGGCCTGCGGAAGGATGACGCTCTGGCTCTCAAGGAGCTCATCTCTGATGCCCAACGCAAGGCCAACGAACTGGGGCCTAAGTTTCAGGATCAAACCAGG ATGCGTTTCATGTTGGAAACCATGCTGGCTTTGAAGAACAATGATATGCGGAAGATCCCGGGCTACGACCCAGAGCCTGTGGAGAGACTGAGGAAGTTGCAGAGGACTCTG ATCCACCAGAGTGCGGGCGGCAGTGACGTGAAACTGAGGGTCTCTCTGGAGAATCTCCTGGCAGCGGAGCAGGTGGGCCGCTGGTGGATCGTCGGCTCCTCCTGGAGTGGAGCGCCCATGATCGACCAAGGGAACAAGACCTCACAGCAGAGTACAGCTGAGGGACAG TTTAGTGCCAAAGTTTTAGACCTGGCTAAGAAACAGAGGATGAACACTGAGATCAGGAGAAACATCTTCTGTGTGCTTATGACCAGCGAGGATTACCTGGACGCATTCGAGAAACTCTTGAG GATGGGCCTGAAGgaccagcaggagagagagatcgTCCATGTTCTGATGGACTGCTGTCTGCAGGAGAAAACCTTCAATGCCTTCTATGCCGTGCTGGGAGAGAAATTCTGCTCCCAGGACCGGCGCTTCCAG ATGACCTTCCAGTTCAGCCTATGGGACAAGTTCAAGGAGCTGTCTGCTCTGCCCAGCAGCACCTTCAGCAACCTGGCCCAGCTGGTGACCCGCTTCCTCCAGAAGAAGTGCCTCTCGCTCTCCATTCTCAAA GTAATAGAGTTTGGGGAGCTAGATAAGCCCAAGGTGCGCTTCTTGCGCCAGGTGCTGACCAAACTACTGAAGGAAACTGAGCCTGAGGATCTAGCCAATATATTTGGAAG GATTTCAGGAATTCCCAAGCTAGGAATGCTGCGGGAGGGCTTGAAGCTTTTCATCAGCCACTTCCTGCTGAAGAATGCCCAGTTGCAGGGAGCAGCTGAGCAAGCAGCGCTGCTGTCAGAGCGCGCCCAGGTCGCCACCCAGGCCATGGAGGCCAAAGAGGCCAAGCTCaaactgtaa